TGGGGCTGGGGGCGAACCTCACCCGGACCGTCATGAACGCTCCTCTTCCGTCGGGGAACCGTCTTCCGTTGGGGAACCGGTCGAACTCCGCGCGCCCGCGCATCCGGGCCGGGATTGTTCCATCTTGGATGGACGACCCATAGGATGCCACGCATGAGCCCCGGATCCGCCTTCGTCCTCCCCGGCCTCCGCAGTCCGTTTGCGAAGATCGACCGCGAACTTTCGCGCCTCGACAGCCTGGCGCTGTCCGCCCCGGTCATCCAGCAGACGGTGGCGGGAGATGGGGGGCCGGGCCGCGAGAACGCGGGGCGGATCGATCTCTTCCTGTGGGGCGCGGTCATCCCCTCGCTCACGGTGAGCAACTGGGGCCGTGAGGTCTGGTTCGACGCGGGTCTCGAGGCGCGCGTCCCGGCCCAGGGCATCGTCCAGGCGTGCGCCACCTCCATCGCCGCCGCGACCCACGGCGCGGGTCAGGTGGCCGGGGGACGGGCGGATCTCGTCCTCTGCGGCGGCGTGGAATCGACGAGTCACACGCAGATCGGACTCTCGCCGGGACTCAGCCGGACGATCCGACGCGCGGGGAGCGCGGGCAGCCCGGCGCGCATGGTGCGGACGCTGGCGGGGATTCGCCCCCGCGACTTCCGGATCTCGGCGCCGGCGGTGAAGGAGCGGACGACGGGGAAGACGATGGGAGGGCACGCCGAGGAGATGGCCCGCGAATGGGACATCTCGCGCGAGGCTCAGGACCGATTCGCGCTCGCGAGTCACGAGGGCGCCACCCGGGATGAGGGCGCGTTCTTCCGGCGGCTCCTCGTCACGCCCGGCACCTTCCCCGTCGATCGCGAC
This is a stretch of genomic DNA from Candidatus Palauibacter polyketidifaciens. It encodes these proteins:
- a CDS encoding acetyl-CoA C-acyltransferase, with product MSPGSAFVLPGLRSPFAKIDRELSRLDSLALSAPVIQQTVAGDGGPGRENAGRIDLFLWGAVIPSLTVSNWGREVWFDAGLEARVPAQGIVQACATSIAAATHGAGQVAGGRADLVLCGGVESTSHTQIGLSPGLSRTIRRAGSAGSPARMVRTLAGIRPRDFRISAPAVKERTTGKTMGGHAEEMAREWDISREAQDRFALASHEGATRDEGAFFRRLLVTPGTFPVDRDTLPRAGTSMEKLAGLRPAFSRSGGTLTAGNSTPLTDGAAACWVASEAGLSSLPDSLPRARLLDWRQAAIDPDREGLLIAPAIAIAELLHRHGLTLEDIGLWEFHEAFAAQVLCTVAALEDSRWLAARSSVKDGLGAFPRDRINPNGGSVALGHPFGATGARILSQTVLDLAERPAGTRAIVSVCAAGGLGHVALLEAV